The Saccharomyces paradoxus chromosome VI, complete sequence genome includes a window with the following:
- a CDS encoding Vba3 (Permease of basic amino acids in the vacuolar membrane~similar to YCL069W) encodes MAPNRVTKLLKALEDIRNKCQKSPYQLNVNVGLIFLGCTFDLLNVASMISLIDDLAKTYNISYTTASWSLTSYAVTFAGFIACMGRLGDIVGNSVLFTISCSFFAILSLLCAVMPNFPAFAVFRAIQGICAAGLVPCAYALIPILAPKEKVQTYFSIVSCGFSSTIGLGLIIGGAFAATKIGYRGIFYLTFAVMSLISIIAFFFTYDVERFNKKPQNDQVRTSVKSLDFIGSLIFVAGSILIVVGLTEGGESWNRPVTYVTLIIGIILFFGFFVWNCTYAKVVRGIRCVGIDTSKYFEKVQLLIPVDVLFMKNFIPIVLAFALNNACLFSCLYIIDQYSQYAEKDSPLLAGVKLVPLIVCMVIGNALCAFESTKLKPRVGVALGFFLALAGSVILIQLHLVKEDVFWKIFFSSQALVGFGVAIFYPYALQIAVGGAPDQSKGIASGVAQTFGQLGIEITFSVMASVLGNINEMRGKNDAVQKFRTGFQNCSYFTVAVGALGFLVTALCIRDIRPPNDGTSDLESSIHRTKIEIDQEKDETEEKA; translated from the coding sequence ATGGCACCGAATAGAGTCACTAAGCTATTAAAAGCGCTTGAAGATATAAGAAACAAATGTCAGAAATCTCCATACCAGTTGAACGTTAATGTCGGATTAATTTTTCTGGGTTGTACTTTCGATCTGTTAAATGTGGCAAGTATGATCTCACTTATAGATGATCTTGCAAAAACATACAACATCTCCTATACAACGGCCTCGTGGTCCTTAACTTCCTACGCTGTCACTTTTGCTGGTTTTATTGCATGCATGGGTCGACTAGGTGATATTGTAGGGAATTCGGTTCTGTTTACTATCAGTTGTTCCTTTTTCGCGATTTTGTCACTTCTTTGCGCAGTTATGCCAAACTTCCCTGCGTTTGCTGTTTTCAGGGCTATACAAGGCATCTGTGCAGCGGGTCTTGTACCGTGCGCTTACGCTTTGATTCCTATTTTAGcaccaaaagaaaaagttcagACATACTTCTCAATAGTTTCTTGTGGATTTAGCTCCACCATAGGTCTGGGACTTATAATTGGAGGGGCGTTCGCGGCTACCAAGATAGGATATAGAGGCATTTTCTATCTGACTTTTGCAGTAATGTCCCTTATTTCGATAAtcgccttcttcttcacctaTGATGTTGAAAGATTTAATAAGAAACCTCAGAATGATCAAGTTCGGACTAGCGTAAAGTCACTGGATTTTATTGGTTCGCTTATATTTGTAGCTGGGAGTATACTGATTGTTGTTGGCCTAACAGAAGGAGGTGAATCGTGGAATAGGCCTGTGACCTATGTAACACTTATTATAGGAATAATTTTATTCTTTGGGTTTTTCGTGTGGAATTGTACATACGCAAAGGTTGTTCGCGGTATTAGATGCGTTGGGATTGACACCTCTAAATACTTTGAAAAGGTCCAGCTTTTGATTCCTGTAGATGTTCTTTTCATGAAGAATTTTATACCCATTGTTTTGGCATTCGCACTAAACAACGCATGTCTTTTTTCGTGTCTTTATATCATTGACCAGTACTCCCAATATGCAGAGAAAGACAGTCCTCTACTTGCTGGTGTGAAGCTAGTCCCTTTGATAGTATGTATGGTTATCGGCAATGCCTTATGTGCATTTGAGTCTACGAAGTTAAAGCCTAGAGTTGGGGTTGCacttggtttttttttggcacTCGCCGGATCTGTTATACTAATCCAGTTGCATTTGGTTAAAGAGGACgtattttggaaaatatttttcagttcTCAAGCCTTGGTAGGGTTTGGAGTGGCTATTTTCTATCCTTACGCACTCCAAATTGCAGTCGGAGGTGCTCCAGATCAATCAAAGGGTATCGCATCCGGTGTAGCACAGACGTTTGGTCAACTAGGGATTGAGATAACTTTTTCAGTTATGGCATCCGTTCTTGGGAATATTAACGAGATGAGAGGGAAAAATGATGCAGTCCAGAAGTTTCGCACTGGATTCCAAAACTGCTCATATTTTACTGTCGCGGTGGGAGCACTTGGATTTTTGGTGACAGCACTATGCATCAGAGATATTCGTCCGCCTAATGATGGTACTTCAGATCTCGAGTCTTCCATCCATAGAACgaaaatagaaatagaCCAAGAGAAAGATGAGACCGAAGAGAAAGCCTAA